One Parvularculales bacterium DNA window includes the following coding sequences:
- the moaB gene encoding molybdenum cofactor biosynthesis protein B produces MSKKLSDKIEFVPVGIAVMTVSDTRSAADDKSGDVLAERLTSAGHHLAARTIVRDDIAEIQAALRGWIDDPGIDCILTTGGTGVTGRDVTPEALKAVFDKEIEGFGEMFRWLSMEKIGTSALQSRAIGGVAGGTYIFALPGSPSACRDGWDLILKWQLDIRHEP; encoded by the coding sequence ATGAGTAAAAAACTCAGCGACAAGATCGAGTTCGTTCCTGTCGGCATAGCGGTGATGACAGTGTCCGACACCCGCAGTGCGGCTGATGACAAATCGGGGGATGTTCTTGCCGAACGGCTGACGTCAGCGGGACACCATCTGGCAGCCCGGACGATTGTCCGTGATGACATCGCCGAGATCCAGGCGGCCCTGCGGGGCTGGATAGATGATCCCGGGATTGACTGTATCCTGACGACCGGCGGCACCGGCGTTACGGGGCGCGATGTGACGCCGGAAGCGCTGAAGGCTGTTTTCGATAAGGAAATCGAGGGGTTCGGCGAGATGTTTCGCTGGCTGAGCATGGAAAAGATCGGCACCTCCGCCCTGCAGAGCCGCGCCATTGGCGGGGTCGCCGGGGGGACCTATATTTTTGCCCTGCCCGGCTCACCTTCGGCCTGCCGCGATGGCTGGGATCTGATCCTGAAATGGCAGCTTGATATTCGCCATGAGCCCT